In Streptomyces sp. NBC_01408, one DNA window encodes the following:
- a CDS encoding ArsA family ATPase, with the protein MSEGVDTMGLDTPPWLAVDRLLDDPGNRIIVCCGAGGVGKTTTAAALGVRAAERGRKAVVLTIDPARRLAQSMGIDSLDNTPREVVGVGADGGQLHAMMLDMKRTFDEIVEAHADGERARAILANPFYQSLSAGFAGTQEYMAMEKLGQLRARDDWDLIIVDTPPSRSALDFLDAPKRLGSFLDGKFIRVLMAPAKVGGRAGMKFLNVGMSMMTGTLSKLMGASLLKDVQTFVAAMDTMFGGFRTRADATFQLLQAPGTAFLVVAAPEPDALREAAYFVERLAAEGMPLAGLVLNRVHGSGADQLSAERALAAAENLEERRIVDQESGKAGLRDSAAGSPETGSPSTEGLTADVDEITLDEITLNETALNETAVDAITAGLLRLHAERMQVIAREQRTRDRFTSLHPEVAVAAVAALPGDVHDLAGLRAIGERLAAGVPAGA; encoded by the coding sequence ATGAGCGAGGGGGTGGACACCATGGGGCTGGACACTCCGCCGTGGCTGGCGGTCGACCGGCTGCTGGACGACCCGGGGAACCGGATCATCGTGTGCTGCGGGGCGGGCGGGGTCGGCAAGACCACCACGGCCGCGGCACTGGGCGTACGGGCGGCAGAGCGCGGGCGGAAGGCGGTCGTGCTCACCATCGACCCGGCGCGGCGGCTCGCGCAGTCGATGGGCATCGACTCGCTGGACAACACCCCGCGCGAGGTCGTGGGCGTGGGCGCGGACGGCGGTCAACTGCACGCCATGATGCTGGACATGAAGCGGACCTTCGACGAGATCGTCGAGGCGCACGCGGACGGCGAGCGGGCCCGGGCCATCCTGGCGAACCCCTTCTACCAGTCCCTGTCGGCCGGCTTCGCGGGCACGCAGGAGTACATGGCGATGGAGAAGCTGGGCCAATTGCGGGCCCGGGACGACTGGGACCTGATCATCGTCGACACCCCGCCGAGCCGGTCCGCGCTGGACTTCCTGGACGCGCCGAAACGGCTCGGGTCCTTCCTGGACGGGAAGTTCATCCGGGTGCTCATGGCTCCGGCGAAGGTGGGCGGCCGGGCGGGGATGAAGTTCCTCAATGTCGGCATGTCGATGATGACGGGCACCCTCAGCAAACTGATGGGCGCCTCGCTGCTGAAGGACGTGCAGACCTTCGTGGCCGCGATGGACACGATGTTCGGCGGGTTCCGCACCCGCGCGGACGCGACCTTCCAGCTGCTCCAGGCTCCCGGTACGGCCTTCCTGGTGGTCGCGGCGCCCGAGCCGGACGCCCTGCGCGAGGCGGCCTACTTCGTGGAGCGGCTGGCTGCCGAGGGCATGCCGCTGGCCGGGCTGGTGCTCAACAGGGTCCACGGGAGCGGCGCCGACCAGCTGTCCGCCGAACGGGCGTTGGCCGCCGCAGAGAATCTTGAAGAGCGCCGCATTGTCGATCAGGAGTCCGGGAAAGCTGGACTTCGTGACTCGGCCGCGGGCTCCCCCGAGACCGGCTCCCCCAGCACGGAAGGCCTCACGGCCGACGTGGACGAGATCACTTTGGACGAGATCACGCTGAACGAGACCGCGCTGAACGAGACCGCGGTGGACGCGATCACGGCAGGACTGCTTCGCCTGCACGCGGAACGGATGCAGGTGATCGCGCGTGAGCAGCGCACCCGCGACCGCTTCACCTCACTGCATCCCGAAGTGGCGGTGGCCGCGGTGGCCGCCCTGCCCGGCGATGTGCACGACCTCGCCGGGCTTCGGGCCATCGGAGAACGACTCGCGGCCGGGGTTCCGGCCGGAGCGTAG
- a CDS encoding WhiB family transcriptional regulator has translation MGWVTDWSAQAACRTTDPDELFVQGAAQNRAKAVCTGCPVRTECLADALDNRVEFGVWGGMTERERRALLRRRPTVTSWRRLLETARTEYERSTGILTMDADTEVDVPYETYAAAG, from the coding sequence ATGGGCTGGGTTACCGACTGGAGTGCGCAGGCAGCCTGCCGCACTACCGATCCGGATGAACTGTTCGTACAAGGAGCAGCACAGAACAGGGCCAAGGCGGTGTGCACCGGTTGTCCGGTGCGGACCGAATGCCTGGCCGACGCGCTCGACAATCGTGTCGAGTTCGGTGTGTGGGGCGGAATGACCGAGCGGGAACGACGTGCGCTGCTGCGCCGGCGTCCCACCGTCACCTCGTGGCGACGGCTGCTCGAAACCGCCCGCACGGAGTACGAGCGCAGTACGGGCATCCTCACCATGGATGCCGACACGGAGGTCGACGTTCCGTACGAGACGTACGCGGCAGCCGGGTAA
- a CDS encoding ArsA-related P-loop ATPase: MSRLQVVSGKGGTGKTTVAAALALALAREGRRTLLVEVEGRQGLAQLFGAEALPYEERKIAVAPGGGGEVFALAIDAERALLDYLQMFYKLGSAGRALKKLGAIDFATTIAPGLRDVLLTGKACEAVRRKDKAGRFVYDHVIMDAPPTGRITRFLNVNDEVAGLARFGPIHNQAQAVMKVLKSPETAVHLVTLLEEMPVQETADGIAELTEAGLPVGRVVVNMVRPHHLDEDTLRAAADGHRAEVAKALSRAGLGGARRGGLAERLVEPLLDQAAEHASRVELERAQRAVLKGLRVPTYELPLLGTGVDLAGLYALAKDLRKQSVAE, encoded by the coding sequence CAAGGGCGGCACCGGCAAGACCACGGTCGCCGCGGCACTCGCGCTCGCCCTCGCACGCGAGGGCAGGCGGACTCTACTGGTGGAGGTCGAGGGCAGGCAGGGGCTCGCGCAGCTCTTCGGCGCCGAGGCACTCCCCTACGAGGAGCGGAAGATCGCCGTGGCGCCCGGCGGGGGCGGTGAGGTCTTCGCGCTCGCCATCGACGCCGAACGGGCGCTGCTGGACTACCTCCAGATGTTCTACAAGCTCGGCTCGGCCGGACGCGCCCTCAAGAAGCTCGGCGCCATCGACTTCGCGACGACCATCGCGCCCGGGCTGCGGGACGTCCTGCTGACCGGCAAGGCGTGCGAGGCGGTACGGCGCAAGGACAAGGCCGGACGGTTCGTCTACGACCACGTGATCATGGACGCGCCGCCGACCGGGCGGATCACCCGGTTCCTGAACGTCAACGACGAGGTGGCGGGGCTGGCCCGGTTCGGGCCGATCCACAACCAGGCCCAGGCCGTGATGAAGGTGCTCAAGTCCCCCGAGACGGCCGTCCACCTGGTCACGCTGCTGGAGGAGATGCCCGTCCAGGAGACCGCGGACGGTATCGCGGAGCTGACGGAGGCCGGGCTTCCGGTGGGTCGGGTCGTGGTCAACATGGTCCGGCCGCACCACTTGGACGAGGACACCCTGCGCGCCGCGGCCGACGGCCACCGCGCGGAGGTGGCCAAGGCCCTGTCCCGGGCGGGCCTCGGCGGGGCCCGGCGGGGCGGGCTGGCAGAACGGCTGGTGGAGCCGCTGCTCGACCAGGCCGCGGAGCACGCGAGCCGGGTGGAGCTGGAGCGCGCGCAGCGCGCCGTACTGAAGGGGCTGCGGGTGCCGACGTACGAACTCCCCCTGCTCGGCACGGGGGTGGACCTGGCCGGGCTGTACGCGCTGGCCAAGGACCTGCGCAAGCAGTCGGTGGCCGAATGA